The Sebastes umbrosus isolate fSebUmb1 chromosome 4, fSebUmb1.pri, whole genome shotgun sequence genomic sequence CCAGTGGCAACTACAGGTAATTACCCACTAATGTACTACTATGTGCCATGTATTTACCGGGTAAATACTTGGTAATTAGGGGACTGTAAAAGGGAGAGTTACCGAAATGTTTCAAATGTGAGAAATAACTTAACAATTCAGCATATGTGATGAATATTTACTTGGGAATTAATGTTGCACTTCTTTCAGTTAAATTCCTCTCGGATAATAACTGCTTATGAACTCAACAAACTACTGTAAATCCTAATtacaatttttatattttctttataattaCATGGTTCTTTACAGAAAACTTCCTAGGAAATCAGCAGGAAATTACAGACCCgtaaataaagtgttaccatgaTTTTACCAGTTGGGGGTTTTATAAGATTCATGATGAGATATAACATGAGACAATTTACACACTGAGGAGCCACCAACTTTCACTACTGGTTCAATGTCACTGAACACTTTTCATACAAGTGTAATGTGTCACATGGTCATGTATCACATTTCTCCCTCTGACAGATACACTGTCACTTTTGTTGCTTGGTAACCTGATCCAGCTGTTGTCCAAAGGACTGCTGTAACCATAGTAACAGCCTGTATAATTGATCAGTCCACAGTGGGGAAAACATGGAGCAGGTAagatgttttgtatatttgtttttccatgtgtatgtgtaaactaaaactaatgtgttgtttgtgtatCTTCCTTCAGGACTGTATCGCCGGTCTGTACCAATCCCTGGGGATGTTTGTCGGAGCAGAGCTGTCCTCTGAAGACGTGAGCTTCCTATACCATAAAGTGTTTCATGTTCCCTCCAACACAGATGAAGCACATGTGGCCATGAAGAAGGTAAAAATGTGAGAAACAAATCATCTATCGTTTGATCAAATCTTCATTATGGGTTTACTCCTCTGTATCTGCGTCTGTTTCAGATGGCAGGAGGTGACGATAGTTGGTGCTGTGTTGGTGAAAATGTGTTGGATGTTCTCCTAGAAATGGAAAGGGAGAAGGAAAAGAAGGAAACGGTAGTCAATGATTCTTTTCTCTGAATTTCATTTGAGAAaccaaaatataattttgtcaTCACTACTAAGAGTCGATATTGTTATCTGCAGCTCTACTGGGACTTCCAGCTGCTGAATGTTGGAAATCTCAACACTCTCTATGTGATGGACAAACCAGTTATCATCGATCCTCATGTGCTGAAGTGCCTCCAGCAAAGCACAGAcccaaattattttaaaaaagtggtGGAAGAAAAAGAGCTGTATGGGAATGTGAGAGGTGGGAAGAGGCTCAAGAAGGCAGCCAGGCAGTTCTGGGCCAGGTGAGCAGCTGACATGTTACCCAAATACAACTGTAAAGTAAAGGAactttaatttttcctttttataatACAGTACTTGATACTTTGACTCTACAGTACTTACAGTTACGGCtacttatgtatatattttacacTGCACTGATGTTTCTACATTTTTACATTCCAACTGCACCTTAGTTTATTCCCTTGTACATATTTATTgccgtatttatttattacttgtaCTATATATAGAGCCAATATAACTCAGCAAATGTGCAATATCTTACTGTTTTTACAGGTCAtacatattttctatttataatatatatttttacttttttttatttttatactgtcatactagcttgtcacgaaggaggttaaataacgctccaaacttgcactaaattttggcgaggaaaaactggcatggccattttcaaaggggtcccttgtgtatttattctgttttaattttactctgaggttgaatgaatgaaaaaaaaacacattgcagTATCGATCCTTTTACTTTGATTAaaggatttaattttttttaaccactaGAAACAATTAACAGCTTTATTTAATGTTACAAGCCACCCATTATACATTGAAGTGCTTGTTTACTATAATTATGTtaatgatgtgtgtttgtgtttatcttCTGAGATTGGCGTCAGATGGTGTGCAAAGTATACTGCCCTCTCCCTGGCAGGGCCAAAGcctaggggtcagaggtcaggccTGGGGCTGTGTCTCCCTGTCGGacatcctcctcctgctggaagTCAAGTATGATGTGGTGACCCACTTGCTTTATACAGAAATGCTCCAAGAGCACTACAGTAAGGAAAAGTTTCTCTGAACTATTGTTGCAATTTAACACAGAGAACAATCTCTTAAATCTAAGTATAACTTACTCAGCATCATAGTGCCTGGATCAGATGCTTcatattccatttttttttttcttcctctttttttttttggggtgataCCACAGCTCTGGGTATCTGGGAAACCCTGCTGCCATGGCAACAACATAAGGAAGAGGAGGGGCTGGCGGAACTCGCAGAAGAGGCTTTGGAGTCAGGTGACATGCTTCGTTTGGCCAAGCTGCCAGGAGCGTTCAGGATATACACAATAACAaggttattattatacatttaaaatgaaattaaaactaaatatactgAAATGTCTTTAACTGAAAAGAAGACAACAACCAAACTACAATACAGAAATATGTCTTGGTTTcaaaactaactaaactaaagaACTAAAAATACCGTGTGCTGTTAAgaattattattaaagtaatttCTTGTATGATTTCAACAAGGAAACTCACCTTCATTTATGTATAAAAACACAGATCGTTTCTTAATCAAACAAACCATTTTTCCTGCAGGGCCTCTCTGAGAAGCCATCCTGAGTCCAGAGAACAGTCGTGGTCTGCCGTTTCGCTCCTGTATGAGTTAAACACGTTACGCCAACAAGAAAGGGACACGCTAAGAGTCCTGGGCGAGAGGTGAATACTTATGAAACACATCAGGTGCAGATcacacaaatatgaacctgtTGGGAGTAAGTCTACACATCAAGAAAATCAAAATAATATCTGGTGAGGTGTCAATCCCACATGTAtccacaatttattttattttattaaggaTCCCAATTAGTTGGTGCCATAGCAACAAGCTAATCTTCTTGGAACCCACATTAAGCGCATACAACAcattaacctcttaagccctagggtgctggaaggtgcgGTTtacctagacagacatacccaaaataaatcaaggatagctccacaactaccaggtctatatgcatgatcttggtctctatggataggtaataaaaaacaactaaattgtataattttgactccaaatggagtagtaaaacttagataataacaaataagaccaataacaatgtaaataagataacaaaaaataatccaaggtcAAGTATGTACactcaatataaaaacaattatcaacaaaaatattataaagtaaagtaCCGGGTTTGTCGTGTAAAAGAGGTTTAAAAAATATCATACAAATtacaaatacaagaataaaaaccttAGAAATAACTAGTTACAGGTAAAACTTACAAATAGTACACCTGAGCataccaaacaaaacaaacatacaaacaccaCCGCAGCAAACGAATTACAGTCTTAGATAAAAATTTGAGTTTCTTTTTGAATGCTGATTTACTAACAATGCAGCAGAGACTCTGAGGCAAATTATTCCAGAGAGAAAATGATCCATAAATAAAAGATCGTAGCAATGCATTAGATCTATGACGAGGCAGTACAAGCTGACCATCTCTGGACGCTCTAGTGTTCTGGTCATGCACAGTATTACCATAAACAAATTgattcaacaaaaaaacagtaattgcTATTAATGACTGACTTGAACATTACAAGTGTATTGAATGATGACCTATTCTCAACTGTAAGTCAGGAGAGGCCCTCATGCATACAATTCACGCTGGATCTAAGTGAACAACCCAGAACCAGCCATGCAGCCCTATTCAGTGCAACCTGGAGCTTCCTGAGCTCATTTGCTTCCCATCTTTGAAACCATGTAATTAATGTGACGAGACCAAGACTTTGGCTTTTAGAATACTcttataataatactaataataatgatactcTTATGATAATCTTTTTTAATTACTGTATGATCTTTCTCACCTTGTACCCAAAGCAAGTTAACACTACTGCATGgaattgtttttaaattcaaGATAGACATAGACATATATTTATGGCTCTAACCAGGTCCGGAAGGAGTTGATTCATTAATCTTTTCCCTTCTAGGCTGGACAGGGAGAGCCTGAGGCTGTTGTGTCTATACATCAGTTTGGCAACTCTCAGAGCTCAGAGAGAAAAAATGTCCTATAGCGCTCTTCTGGCAGCTCAGCAGTCCTGGGAGACATGGTGAGCCAATgccaacagtgaaaacaacagttcaacactgaaaatgaaaatgtactcACTATCATCAGGTCTTGCTTTATGCCCTTTGCGCACGCGGATTTCAGCTGTATGCTGTCTGTCCCGCATGTATCTGTTCAGGCCACATGTTAAGAGTCcctgcagagcagagcaggcgGCACTGTGGCTTCATGGTGAAGAGGAAGAGCCGAAGAGAGACTTTATCTCCGTATCACCACTGCAGGTATTGTAAATATGCTTAAGGGGCATTCATTCTGAGATATATGCAGCACATCATGTCATAAAATGATTCTTATATTATTGTGCTAACAGGAAAACAGTACAGTAGTTTTATCAGCATCAGAACAGAAACTTTGGCCCTGTTACAGCAGGCAGTGCTGCAGATGCTGGTGCTGACTCAGGAGCAGGAGAGGAAGCACCTGGTAAAGTTGGCACACGGAGTCTCCATAGAGGATTTGCAAGAGCCAGGTTGCACAGTGCCTCCAATGGAGGGTATATCAATATTTTAACACTTTTTCTGCTGCATGCTTGACAGAAttgcttttcttttgtattCCCCATCATTTCTATATCGCATCTttcttgtttcctgtttcctctgCAGATGATCATCAGCAAGCTGCTTTAAGAAATGGCTGCATAAAAAGGCTGAGACAAATCCATGCGGGCCTGCAGACGCAGAATGACACTCAGACCCCCTTAAATCAACCAAACTTTCATCCCCAGCCCCACATAAGCAGTAAACCGGCAATGAGGTACCAACACCAGCTGGAGGATTGTTCCCTGCTCCTCTTGACCCATCTGATGGAGCTCCAGGAGGTCCGAGCTTCTGCTTTACTGCCAGCACTGATGGACAAGGTGAGTCTTGTGTGATCTAAGATTATAACTGTTTTGGAGAAATACAAACCGGCTCAAGTAAGTATGTGATGTGTGTCTGTTAGAGTGCACAGTGTGTCCAAGCTCTGCGAGATGACTACGCATCTGAACTTCAAGCACAGCGCTACACCAACCTACTCCAACTGATCTCAGATGCCCCTCTTACGTCAGGCTCTATACTCGCTCCTTATCCAAACTTAACCGAAAATAGCAGCAATGAGCAAATCACAGCTCAGTCCTGCTGCAGTGGACCGGTCAATGCTCAAAACAGCAGTGGTGGGCCGGCTGAAGCtctgacggtggattcaatcaGAAGGGGGGGCAGAGAGCTAAATGTGGTGCAAGCTGCAGAATGGACTGACCAACAGGATGTCTGTACAGGTACTGCAAACACAGgcagacatacagtagatgaccGTACATTTACACATCGCAATTACAACATGTTGCTTTCCCCCCAGGTTGTGGAGCAGTCATGGAGGACCTGCCCTACTTGGAGATCTTGTGTGTATCCGATGCAACAAGTAATACTCATCAGAGTCTCGCCGCAGACAGAGGAGcccaggaagaagaagaagaagtgggcAGTGCAACAAAGAGCCCCCAGAGTTATGAGAAACAGGGCTCGCTGATCGCACTTGCTTGGAGCAAACCACCAGAGGACGACACCGACTATGAGGCAGGGGCTGCAGGACGGAGCCAGGACTTACAGCCAAGTGACacagctgaacacacacagtgtgaaGAGGAGACTTCTGGGGAGAGTGACAGAGAAGAGATGAAACCCACTCTGTTCCCCTCTGATTCCACAGGCCATCCTGACGCACAGTCTGCAGAACAGCCGTGCAGCACAGTAGGACAGGTACTCTACATGTGTAAAGCAGACCGTAAAACATTGTATTATCATGTCATGcatctgatttttttccctttttatattATCATTAGTTGACGTTAGAGGAGAGAGCTGATCAACCAGAGAAGGGAGGATCTGAATCGGACCTGCAAACACATGCTTTGgttgcagagaccctgcaggcTGCACAACCACATCTCTTGGTTGACCCTCCTGACATTAAGCAGCAGGCAGGTGACCTCTGCTCTGAACTGATAAATGAGACCGTTAATGTGGACCGAGAAGTGCTCGAGGTGGAAACGTGTCCCATTGCAACAGAGTCGGAGCTGTGGGACCTGAGAGGGCCTGTACCCGCTCATGCCGAGGACCAGAAATATAATTCACAAGCCACAGTAAGTCTACTGTTACATCTTTTGTGCAATCAGTGCCCATGATTTGTGCTGAACATTTCCACATTGTTCACTTATTATTTATCTACTGTATCTTGTTGTAAAGGATGACTGTGGCCCTGCAGAGAGGGAGGCAATGAGGGAATCCACTCTGATGGggagagagcgagcgagagaaCCAGTCTCAGcaatggagagagaaaggacAATGCGCAACCTGGTGGACATGCAAAGAAAGGTGGAACAGAGGCagcagagagatagagagagacaacTGCTGAGGGTGAGAGAAAGGTGTAGAAGCAGAGTGGGGATTTCACCCTCTAGACGCCGGAGGTGGAGAAGGGCTCTGAAAGACTATTCAGATCATTGTTTGTGAGAGGCAGAAGTGACATGTCGCTCTGACGCTGTTTGTCTTTTAGGTTCAGGAGCGTCTGTCGATCATCCAGAACAGAAAGGCAGAGGAAGACCTGCTTGgcctgagacacacagacaggctgaGGCACCTCACACAAGATCTACCACaggtaacatactgtatattgaggGAATCAGTCTGCATATTTTCACCCGATTCGActattatcaggccattaatTAGGccttatcagtcgctataagcaccatagatgtcggtcattaggggcctactacgcctactacattgtgaaagtgaaacttaaaagcaacatgttctaacacattgtaaaactgaatgaaacgtcacgttttcaACGCAAACAAAAAGGcatctttagatttaggcaaaaaaactataacttctttaggtttaggcaacaaaactacaacttctttaggtttaggcaacacaactacaacttctataggttaaggcaacaaaactacaacttctttaggtttaggcaacaaaagtacaactcctttaggtttaggcaacaaaactacaacttctataggttaaggcaacaaaactacaacttctttaggtttaggcaacaaaagtacaacttctataggttaaggcaacaaaactacaacttctttaggtttaggcaaccaaactacaacttctttaggtttaggcaactatacaacttctttaggtttaggcaacaaaactacaacttatttaggttaaggcaactatacaacaacttctttaggtttaggcaacaaaactacaacttctttaggtttaggcaacaaaaattacaacttctttaggtttaagtaaaaaaaacaaaaaaaaacagtttaggaaaaacactctgttttgggtttaaaataactacgaaaacaaatacacattgttggtttcacacaggatgtgagctccagtctcctgggtgaaaacgctgtgttttgtgtcccatccatcgtcttatggagtttcacacggTATATACTACAGTGCCTGACAGCCGcttctgtcataattactatggtcgctagaagtcgctgtcgtgttcttttataccttttttcGGCGGTCTACCATATGAATAAACGAAAAACCTACttgtgggtgtagtaggcccctattgacttacatctatggggcttatagcgactgataacgcctatttaatagcctgacaacagtctaatcagctgataCTTTTGTAGTTTTGTATTATCAACATTACTATTGTGTTTTAGGAAGACAAGAACCAGCAGAAGACAGTTGTCAGAGAGCGACTGGATCAGCTGAGAAGAGAGCGCTCCTATGTCATGCAGTCCAAACGAGACAGGTAAGGGACACCCCTTTAAATGAAACGGGAAACACCAAAGTAAAGTTTACCACCAcccccttttcctttttttatcctCTAGGAATACTGCAGGGTTTAAGGAACTCCTGGGTCCAGTAGCTCTCCACAGCAAAGAAACCGATGATGGAGCAGACTGAGAAACTACAGCTGCTTAAACTCATGtctagttaaaaaaaaaggtatttttagtTCATAATTGTCATCAACACTGTCCAACAAATGTATTTTCTGATTTTAAATCTATTAACATTGTTTATCTGATAATATTCTGATGTGCTTCCAGTTTATGGTCATATAAGCACACATTGTAAAAAGCATTGTGCATATGAAATAAGACAGATCTCAAATTTGAAGTGACTGTTTATTATACAGTTAATTATCATCTTGACAAACATAAGCATCAACAGTAATGTCATTTATCAATGACCCCCTTTACTTGTGTACACATTATCCCCCTGTGGCCTAAATTACATACACAATGAGTCGCAGAGGTGCATGTTAACAGTCTACAGAGGTGTTTCCATCAACTCTCCTTCATGAGAACATAACATTTATATTGGCACGGTCGGCCATTACTCACTTGTGTAAGAAATAATGTGGCTAGACGAAGGACACTGCTGTAGACTTTGAATGCACCTGTGGACTGGggctgtatttatttacagGTCAATGGGGATGGGAATATTGTAACATGTCAAAGGATGTAAGTTTGGCTAACAACTCTACGATGCAGAGATATGTATAATACAGAGGTTTGGTGCGGGCCCAATGGTTTTCCTGCAAGAGAGGAGGATCTCTCGGTCCTGGTGTGTGAGAGGGGAAATGTCTACATGGGAGAGATTTCTCAGCAAATAAACATTCAGTTTTTTCCTCTGAAATTGACCCTATATAGTGTCCACTCACACTGCAGTCCAACACAAAGCAGGAATACCGATCACTCTAATAAGCCAGAACATTCCacagcagctcacacacactgagccactgcattacacacatactgtacatacaaagtACACAAAGTGTATCCTCAAAATCAAATGAAGAGTACGCAACTTATGTTCAAGTTCTGTGGTCGCGAACACACTTAACATTCAAAccaacaaagacaaacaagtTTAAATtccaaactaaaaaaacatggtGCCTGGCTGAGAGGTGTTTTACTCAGGGCTTTAATATTTTAGCGATGTGACAGCTGGGGACTTAACAGAAGCAGTcccattttcaaaatatgaCGGCTCACCTTAGAGGATGAGGTGGATTAAACGTGCAGTTCTCGGCAGGCAGTGCAGAGGACAACACTttttagggctgtaaatcaGGTCAGCTCTTATGATGGCAGGGCACTTTGATAGCAGTGACAGTGGTGTCAGATTTTAGTGTCCTGTCCGGATCCTGGATCTATATGTGCAAGATCTTCAGCAAGAAAGCAGCATGCGCTTGTGTGTGATAGACTAAACTACACCTTATACAAGATAGTCAACAATATTTGCATTTTATACACTAGACTGGTGTTTCCCACAGTGAAAGGTAAAGCCGAGGATGAAAACAGGGCGGTCCAAGTCAAGTTCATTCAGTGAACCTTCTTGCTGGAGGCTTTGATGAGCACTACTGTCCATAAACACAAAATAGTCATCACACGTCCAGCATATATCTGACTTATGGGCACCATGGAACTGAGGAGGGTGGATATATGTGTACATGTATTTGTGTATATCTCTTTTTCATGGGAATCATGAAAGGAGAGAAatctgcatgtatgtgtgtcaaGTCTTGAATGGTATTAGCAATGGGACTCAAGggatgtttatgtgtgtgcatgtctttaTGTATGAGTCTTTCTATTGGTGTGCGCACTGCACCCCTGGGCCATGATGGCCCCCTTCCTCATCAGAACTATCATTGTAGGCCTCTCTCCTGGCTCCACCTCCTGACCCTTGACTCTTGTCAAATTCTGTCAGGTCAACTTCCTCTGCGTCTGCTGCAATAACAGGATTCTCAGCACGAGCAGGCAGCAAGCACTCAAGTTCCTGCAAGATTAGAATTGAATCAAAATACATACATCATGACACCACAATCATTCAAGCTTAATAGAGTTAAAATTGTGCAAATCAGGATGTTTAACGATTGCGACTCACATTCAGTTTTTCGGGGCTAATCCAGTTGTTTTCGGGGAACTGGACGTCAAACTTGACGTAAAGGTCTCCCTTCTCAAATGGGTTTCTGTACTGAGGCATTCCCTCTCCCTTCACCATTCGAATAGAACctgccacacaaacacacaccaacaagAGGGTGTAAAGACATGCAGGCGCAATAGGTATACACGTTATGTACTCTATACATGTGACATAAGCAGAACAGAATTGTCAGGCAAAACTATGctttaaatatgtacataatatgaattttagttttttacttcaTACTTGATACTAGAACGAGGAGCCCCGGCAAAGGGCgccgttcatctgcatgcatgctcgcgctgcagagccgAAAACGGCAATATCTCTTCCTCGTTgaggaaaaggcagaagaattggcAGCGGGCCATTAAATAGCGTAgcggtccgtttcattactttgtttttatgtagtaaatatacaaatgttaATTAGGtagtaatctgcatgagaaatgatgcacattAACAAAGATTTGGTTAaaataatcatccgcttatagtgatcagtTTGACCCAGAGAGacatgatcactataagcggtttccattGTATTACAGATGCCTTTAGTATTTACCAggaaattataatttttttatgaatcATAATATTGCTTGTTAGCAGTAAAAATTTCTGGTAGAGAGCGCAAAACTAGCTGCAATAAACTAAATAGATGCAGTAAGCATTTAATGTAATAGCAATCATCTTTTACACATCAGAATGTCCACCAGAACAAAAAAAGCAGGAATACCATGGGAGAgataaaatcaattaatttgGTAAGAAGATATGTTTACCTGGCTCGATGACTTTGCCAGGTGGATATTTGACAAGCAACTGACGTCCATCAAGGTGTGCGACAGTCATCTGGAAGCCACACAGGGCCTCAACCAGGCCGATACGTTGAACAATGTGAAGGTCACTGCCATCACGGCGGAATTCCTGATTTAGATTGAAATCCCAAATTTGTTGCTTACATGGCATTGTAACATGTACAACAAATCAATGTAGAAACATCCTCTAAATAATAAAGAACTTCTTAGccatgaataataaaataaatacagctaAATCAATATCAGAGGCAAGTTGTTTTTTACCTCATGTTCTTTCTCTTGCAGCACCAGGACTATATCTCCCGGTTCAACGCCTGGTGCTTGGTCAGCTTCCCCAGAGAATGTGATCTTCTGTCCGTGTCTCATGCCTTTGTCCACATGCACCTCCAGAAGCTTGGTCTCCTTACACACCTTATGACCCTCACATTTTCTGCAACGGTCCTTCTCGTTTATCACCTCACCTGCACAAGCACACATAAAGAGATTGGACAATTTTAGAGTGCCGTTGTGCTCGTTACTGTACAATAGCTGTGTCTTTTAAAAGTATAGTCGGTGTGTGGGTGTTTATGGACATATTACCTTCTCCATTGCAGTCTGTGCAGACTGACTGCATCTGTTGGACCATCCCTGGGGCCAGCTGTCTAATCATGATTCTCATACCTCGTCCTCTGCATGCCACACACTTCTGCACTGCTCCTGCTTTACCCCCCTGACTAAAAGGCAAACAGTAAAGCGTCAGCCTTGTTATCAGGACTCTCTAACCAACACAATTACTGCAATTACATACTATCTTCTGTCAGGGCTTTGAAACTATAGatcttttaaatgaataaaatgaaatattcaaaGCAAACTCACCCATTACAGGCAGCACACAGCACATTCTTACTGAGCTGCAGTTTGGTGGTTTTGCCATTGTAGAGGTCTTCAAGAGAAACTCTGTGTGACAAAAGAGATAAGATGTATGCAACAATACATAATATTTGAACCACCCATTGAAACACCCAATCTgtggttgcgtccgaaattccacactaacatatTTATTACGCTAAAACAGTGTGAGATTTTATAGTAtatccgaaaccttagtatgaaaccaaaagtacacgaattgcatactatttcccgTGAAATACTGCAGTATGCTTAGCTGGACACTACAGCGGCATAactatcccacaatgcaatgcagtagtgatgacaacgttcataacagacgttgacggacagctctgtaacttCAATAACGCTTCACTTTGCCAGgcgtaatatattttaaattaattcagactttgttgttttggtcacatgaggttggcacgggttaccatggttacaagTCTCCAAACAGCAAAGAGgctgacgacgtaaattactgctcagtgtgtccgaaaagatacatactaccgtttattcacacaaaagtatgttgaacgatgcATAGTGCATAGTTTATGGACGAAGCATGTATTTATGTAACACACTTACTTCAGAGGGTGTACCatatcatctcctctcctcctgcctccaTTGCGTCCTCTGCCCCCTCTAGCGAACCCAAACAGTCCTCCACCAAAAATGTGAGAGAAGATATCGTCCATGCCAGGCCCTCCGCCTCCTCCCTCCCGTAGCCCCTGTTCTCCATAGCGATCATAAAGCTCCTTCTTTTCTGGGTTCGTCAGTACCTCATATGCAAAACTGATCTCTTTAAACTGGAAAATGAAAAAGGAACAATCAGACAGCTTGACACTGTGTGGGAGACAAA encodes the following:
- the LOC119486923 gene encoding uncharacterized protein LOC119486923 produces the protein MSYSALLAAQQSWETWPHVKSPCRAEQAALWLHGEEEEPKRDFISVSPLQQAVLQMLVLTQEQERKHLVKLAHGVSIEDLQEPGCTVPPMEDDHQQAALRNGCIKRLRQIHAGLQTQNDTQTPLNQPNFHPQPHISSKPAMRYQHQLEDCSLLLLTHLMELQEVRASALLPALMDKSAQCVQALRDDYASELQAQRYTNLLQLISDAPLTSGSILAPYPNLTENSSNEQITAQSCCSGPVNAQNSSGGPAEALTVDSIRRGGRELNVVQAAEWTDQQDVCTGCGAVMEDLPYLEILCVSDATSNTHQSLAADRGAQEEEEEVGSATKSPQSYEKQGSLIALAWSKPPEDDTDYEAGAAGRSQDLQPSDTAEHTQCEEETSGESDREEMKPTLFPSDSTGHPDAQSAEQPCSTVGQLTLEERADQPEKGGSESDLQTHALVAETLQAAQPHLLVDPPDIKQQAGDLCSELINETVNVDREVLEVETCPIATESELWDLRGPVPAHAEDQKYNSQATDDCGPAEREAMRESTLMGRERAREPVSAMERERTMRNLVDMQRKVEQRQQRDRERQLLRVQERLSIIQNRKAEEDLLGLRHTDRLRHLTQDLPQEDKNQQKTVVRERLDQLRRERSYVMQSKRDRNTAGFKELLGPVALHSKETDDGAD
- the LOC119486864 gene encoding uncharacterized protein LOC119486864; translation: MEQDCIAGLYQSLGMFVGAELSSEDVSFLYHKVFHVPSNTDEAHVAMKKMAGGDDSWCCVGENVLDVLLEMEREKEKKETLYWDFQLLNVGNLNTLYVMDKPVIIDPHVLKCLQQSTDPNYFKKVVEEKELYGNVRGGKRLKKAARQFWARLASDGVQSILPSPWQGQSLGVRGQAWGCVSLSDILLLLEVKYDVVTHLLYTEMLQEHYTLGIWETLLPWQQHKEEEGLAELAEEALESGDMLRLAKLPGAFRIYTITRLLLYI
- the dnaja2b gene encoding dnaJ homolog subfamily A member 2b, translated to MANVVDTKLYDILGVSPSASENELKKAYRKLAKEYHPDKNPDAGDKFKEISFAYEVLTNPEKKELYDRYGEQGLREGGGGGPGMDDIFSHIFGGGLFGFARGGRGRNGGRRRGDDMVHPLKVSLEDLYNGKTTKLQLSKNVLCAACNGQGGKAGAVQKCVACRGRGMRIMIRQLAPGMVQQMQSVCTDCNGEGEVINEKDRCRKCEGHKVCKETKLLEVHVDKGMRHGQKITFSGEADQAPGVEPGDIVLVLQEKEHEEFRRDGSDLHIVQRIGLVEALCGFQMTVAHLDGRQLLVKYPPGKVIEPGSIRMVKGEGMPQYRNPFEKGDLYVKFDVQFPENNWISPEKLNELECLLPARAENPVIAADAEEVDLTEFDKSQGSGGGARREAYNDSSDEEGGHHGPGVQCAHQ